A segment of the Lycium barbarum isolate Lr01 chromosome 7, ASM1917538v2, whole genome shotgun sequence genome:
CCTAGAGTTATTGATAGCGCCTGAAGGCGGTGCTCTGTAAAACTTTGTCACGATCAGTAGAATATAGAAGGTTTCAGTTGTTATTGATAATGAACTTATTCCTCTTTTGTCTGAATCTAAAGTTGGGGATGCCATCAAATTCTAACTTCATTGAAGCTCTGACTTTAGCAGGAAGAGAGACAGCTTCATTGAAGATAGTAACATTTTTGGATTCTTCACCTATATTTGTCAGAATATCAGTTGTGCAGTTATCTTCACTCAAGGTGTGCGTAAATTTAAAATTACCATCCTCAATCTCGTCTCAAATCTGCTCTATCACATGACTGACAGATTATCTAGCGCAGTTCTTTATACGTTTTGATTAGGTTGAGGACAATTAAAGAGTCACTTTCAACATTGACATTCAGGAGGTCATATTTGTAACATAAGGTGATGCATTTAAGTATGACCTTAGATTCAGTCATATTATTACTGCAAACACCATAATATTCAGGAAAAGTAGAGATAAACTCTCCATTATGATCTCTAATAATGCCGCCACCACCTAAAGATCCAAGATTGTCTTTAGTGTATCCATCAACATTTAATTTTACCCATTCAAAATCGAGTTTGATCCACAAAACTGCTTGAGAGTGAATAGGAGATCTCAAGTTTTTCACTTTTCTGCACATATCATGCCATATTAAGAGAAGATGAAGACGAGGAAATATACAATTAATATACATATTAGTGAGTTTGGCCACTTTCTGAATAATGAACCAGGCTAACATTTTGATACTGTCAAACCTGGGAGAAcaccaatttttccaaatttcccaACATATGAAGGTTGGCAAACAGTGAAGAATAAAATTATGGACATCATTGTTGCCTTTTGCCAGCGACCAGTTTATGGCTCTATGTCTAACCTGACCATAAACAGTCTTTGGTGCCACAAGATTTACAAAAGAATCACTAAGCAGATGAAAAGTAGTCTCTTCCTGTAGTCACTTGTACAACAATTACAAATAGAAGAAAGGTTGATTCCAATTCTCTTTACAGCAATATCAGTAGTAATCTTGTCCATCAGAACCCTAGTCATTGAAGAAAAAAATCTGAAAGGGACTTTTCTGTCCCAAATATTGTTGCTTGACAAATTTGTACCCTTCCTCCTTCTTACGATCTCCACTGCTGATTTTGCAAATGAAGTTTACTGAAGGATCAAGTATCCAAATAGGGCAGTCTAGTTTATCAATGTTGACCTTGATGATGGTATTGACAATATTTGGAGGTAGTCTCCTTAATTTCACATGTTTCCGGCTTTTACTATTGAGAAATTTCTTCACCGAAGTCTTTTTAGGAGTTCTAATATCTTTAACTTGATTAGCCAAAGGGTCAAACTCAGTCCAAGTGTTCCACCAAAAGGAAACATCCCCTCTCCCAATAGTTACACAAGATCATATGTatacattttataaatatttttgcATATTCTTTGGTGAAATTTGAAACCGTGTACTCGTAGTTCAATTTTGCACTACTAGAATTCCAAAAGCTATTTTTGATtataacaagaaaaaaaattactctGTCTTAAAAATTATGgaacttataattttttttttggtggttaAACTAAGTGAACCTCGAATGTAATATGTACATCTTGAGCAATTAGAAGTTAGATGTAAGAAAAAATTGTAAGGATGATACTTTCATGCAGTTTACGAAATGAAATTTAATTTAGTGTAATTTAGACGATAAGTAGTCAGATTGATGGTACTTGTAGAGAAAAGGTACCAAATAAGTACTACAACAAAAGAACACCTACACCTTTTATATAATTTCTAGTTATGTAATATTTAATTGGTTAATGTTTAAAATCATTTCGAAAATTAGAAACTTTAATTCTCGTTTGGAGCTTTTTATTCTTTTGGAATAAAAGGAATATCATTAAGAGATGTCTTGCCGTGGTTTATCATTAGGTATAAACCAAACGAAAAAGACTAGAGAATCGTGCGTCTTTGATCTTTACCATGAATCAACCAAGTATAGTAGATCGGTGATATTTTTTGTCTACATTTCTAGTAGACAAAACGAAAGTCAAACTTTGACATTCCTTATAGGAGTTGGTACTTGACAGTTGATGTATCTCAAAAGTCAAAAGCATGCAAATAAAAAATGTTACACTATAactttagtatgttaattattttttatcaacCTAAAGGTCCTAACTATTATTTAATGCTTATCATACAAATTTAACATTTTTATAAATAACTTGAGTGTGTTCTACTGctgtcaaacctctctataatgacatCATTTGTCCAGAAATTTAATGGCTGCTATAGTGAAGTGttattatgtatgtatactggCATTCGATGTCTAGATATCATTTAGGTGTTATAAACAAACGTACGCAAACAAATATATGTTATAAACAAAAACAATTTActtattaattttaaaatctcaattgattttcatgttttattaattaaaaattgaaaagactaataaatccataactagttgtaccataccgataaagaattaaaatctaaggaacttatgcatttaaaattaattgagaatgtaaatatttcaagtttgacgtaacaacaacaacaacaacaacaacaacaacccagtgatgtaagaattctacaattgtacGTTGTTTCGTAAACTTGAGTCTTTTAGTGATAATATAACACTTGAATtgacgaagaattttgtccgaatTTTCAACAAAagggaattcaatagctttcccttgaagACTGTCTAAGAGCTCAACAGTTGACTCTTCTATCTCACCCCAAGTAGCAGTAGATTGAGGCTCTTTATCAACGCTTTCGTTGTCACCTTCTGCATCCGATGTCTCTTGTTCTTCCACTCCAATCACGTGTGCAATAATCTCTTCATCATTGTAAGTTTCAAGGATTGGAAGTGTTGCATCAAACTCCATATAAGTGATAGCATCCATTGTTTGATTGGTGTTATGAGATGCGATTTGGGCTATAAGTGATGACACACAACCAACATCCTCAACAAGTTCTAATTTTTCACTATTGACATTGGGGTTGTCATCTGTAGGTAGAATTTCGGTATTTCTCCAACAATTGAGAATGGTAGAGGTCTTAATATCAGTTCATGCTTCTACAAGAGTGTTAATTGCTTGTCGTAAGTTGAACTTGTTGTCATTAGATAATGGGTGCCTTCCATTTTGCGCTCATATTTACTATGTCATTGATATTAATGATgattaatataaatattttaacattttatttttatacataacaTATTTCTCACAAAATATTACACAATATTTGCGTatggttgttatagagagataattttacaaagagtataCTGTACAATGAATGTCATTGCTATTAtaggtagaatgttgttatagaaaagtaaaatataatatgaaAAATCGGTTCCGGAGAAAATTAGGCCGTTATAacgaaatgttgttataacgaatgacaattatagagaggtttgactgtatcaCCGGTATGTATAACTTAAATTCTAAATGATAGTATATGTATTTTGATGGGCACATCAATATAGTACTTCTGTTGTTAGTGGCACGAAACATATGGATAGTGTGCACGTATTCAAAGACGGATTCAGAATTTAAACTCTATGGGTTCAAACTTcagatttttagcattgaactcattatatttttaaagttaggggttcatatctactatttatttcAATTTCcgtaattttttacacataaatttatgctccgcaTCGAAAGttagggttcaattgaacccttaTATACAATACTACATACGCCTCTGCACGTATTAATGAATTAATTAATACTATAGtgttatgaaataatattaaatgtACACGACACAAGAGATATAACTAAAGAAGTTGGGAGAGAGAGAGATATTTTATTGTCTTTCAATTGATCTACAAAAGAGTAAATGAACTTCCTATTTATAATAGGAAAGTCTTGATGGCCAAGTTTAGTGAACTTGGTGACCAAGTAATTTACTTGGTGACCAAGAAACTTCCTTTCTCTCCAAGTTATTAATTGACGTACAAAaatatttacaacactcccccttggatgtccattaattagatgatgtgcctcgttaaaaccttttTAGGAAAAACcttgtgggaaaaagtcctagtgaaggaaaaagagtacacatatctagtaatacgctttgagagctgtctcattaaaaaccttaccaggaaaacTCAAATGGGACAAAACTTTGGTTAAGAAAAAAAGATTACAGCGCgtatttaccccccccccccccccccccccgataaAAGTACACATAATTCTTGAAGATGATGTACTCCGATCTTGtatataccaacttatcatatcttgaggtTGGTACTGTGTTTGTGATCAGATCTGTCAAATGACCTGGCTGATAATCTGCATCTTCATTCCTTAGATAGAGTTGCATTATCACCATATAATATTGTTAAAATCATGTGATATACATTCTTGACTTGCTTCATAATCTATCTGATGTTATCATTCTATGGTTTGACTGTCATGTATAATAACATGGTTTGATCAAAATCCTTCATAGAAAGAGATAACAGATTTGGATCgaactcttatgtcgatcagatgaatGCCCTGTATATCATATAGAAGTATTTTAGAGGCGGATCTATAATTTATTATTGGCTCACGTCAATTTAGTAAATCGTGTCTCAATTATGAACATACATtcaatatctataaatatttgattgtaAATTCAGCTATTATTACACATTCTCTGTTTCAAATTATTTGTTGTATTTCTCGTCTACACgccctttaaaaaaatattaatccgGAAAAACTTTTGACTATTTTACAATTATTTATGTCTTAAGATATAATCTCACTTCATTGGATATTTTCTCTATTTATGTGACATAATTGAGGTATTTGTAGTCTTCAAACTAcaggtaaaataaaaaataattaattttgtcttaaacttctaaaatgacaaatTATTTGAGataactaatttataaattaCTACAAATAATTTAAGACGGACGAGTATATTAATTTGACCATGAGAAGTGAAAACATTATAATAACCACCACACAAATAAAAAAATCACTTACCTTGAGCAATTCATGTTGTTATATCCATAAAAAATCACTCATGTCGGTACATTCGAATGTTTTACCTAGTCTTTTTCCATAGATACAGTCAAACCTTTTTATAACAACATCGTTGGGTCCGAATTTTTTTGGTTGTTATAGAGAATTGAGAATTGCTATTAtacactttaacaacatttatcatttaaataatagttggttgttataggcaaaaaagaggcataattttttttttaatattgtaaaaaaataacaaattattTAACTTTTAAATCTCAAAGATATGAATGCTTCACTAACTTAGTATTAAAGAAAGTTATATAATTTCAATAAATTCATAACTGAATGTATAAAGTTTTACGCTCTAAGGTGCACATTTTAAATCTACAGTGtttgaaaattaaattctttcaagaTTGATGGAAGAAATTTTATTATAGCTTGTTTCGTAGAATCCACTCTCTTAGTGGTGATATAATGCTTGAATTTATGAAGATTTGCGTCTAAACTTTCATCAAACGGGTATCAATTGCTTTCTCTTGAAGGGAATCTAAGAGTTGAGCTGTTGAATCTTCTAACCAGTCCAACTAACAATAGGTTGAGGTTCTTCCTCAGCACTTTCATTGTCATCTTGGCTTCCATATTCTCTTGATCTTCCACTCCAATGACATGGAAACTAATCTCATCATCAGTGAAAGCTTCAATGATAGGAAGTGTTGCATCACACTCCACATATGTATTCATAGGTAATATTCTGTCATAAATAGTATATTAAGgtatcaaattaaatatttagtcaaaatcTATactacttattattggtaatcatagatattctatttttataaacaTGGTTAATTACCAAAAAAAGCAGATAGATGTtatggtgggggggggggggggggggtgattttATAAAGAGcattgttataaagttggttgttgttgttgttataggtaaaatgctgttatagagaagtaaaatataacataaaaaatcggttccaaAAAATCTtaactgttatagagaggtgctgCTCTACGCGaatgccgttatagagaggtctgactgtatataCATTCTCCTCTTTCATAAAcaacccccctccccccaccccccacccaatCAAAGGGGAAAATAATGAAAAAATTGCCACGTCATATACATTAATTATAAGCTTATACTCCAGTAGACATGGGAGCGCTACAATTTTATTTACGATTTAGACCGAATTCAGTGGCTTTGGCTTAAATTCTGCATTTATAATTTTGTGTTTAAAAActcacttaatatatataaataacatATTCAGAACTCGATAATTAAGCTGCATTTTTTAGAATTTACAACCCATAAATTCAAAATTATAGGTCTGTTTCTGTCTGTGATACAAGACCACTTCATTTTTATACCCTTAAAAatatttacttaaaaaaaaaatgttaggtAATAGAGTGTCCTTGTTGGCTGGTCCAAAGACCTTCCTCCGTGTAGAGGATTTGATTATTACGTCTCCACTGGAACTTTGATTCGATCAACACGCAAACAATCTAAAAGATTTTCAATTATAATAAAGGTTAATTAGTCATATGTGGTCCAAGTTTAAATAATAAAATGCCCATTTGTCTAACAAAGACTTACATTAAAATATTGCTTACCTGTATTGGGAAGGAGACAAACTTTAGCACATTGATTTTATTAAAAACAGCAGCAGCACATGTTCGTGTCTTAACTGTAACCTCTTTCATATAATCTAATTAATTAATTGCAAATTATTGATAAATTTCAAAGGTTACTGTTGACTGTTGACGTTCGTTGTGGACGTTGAACCACTAGTAGAAGAAAATTATAAGTTTGCCTATAATTACCAGAAATTTAACTCGTTAATTAGACCCTCAAATACAATGTTTATTACTGTAAATAGTAGCAGACAAGAATTTGTAATCTACAAAATATGGTAAATGACATCTCATAATGTGTAAAATCGCACTCATGATGCAAAAGTTTTTCACGTTGTTGCTTGTCGGTGTATATAATTAAATTAGATTTACATTTGTAAATCATTTTTACACTTTTAGTTTTCGTAGAAGGTTCTCAGCCTTATTTTCAAGATTATAAATCTCACATTTGAAGGGTTAATTACCTGCAGATATATTTTGTGTGACCTGATAATATAAAAATTCCTCTACAATGCCCGAATAATTAGTTAGTTAAACTCTTTACTTTTTGCTTATGTATAAATATACATGCAGAGTTATACCCCGAATTCCTCACCACACCAAATTTTAACCAAACTATCATGCATTGCAACAAATCAAGTAAATGGCTTGCTTTTCTAAAGAATAAAGCTAAGAGCAACACTTAAAAATCTATGATTGTGTACAGGAAAACTCTAAATAAAAGAGAAACAAACTTGTGTCCCCAAAACAAAAATTTAATTGTGGGATTAATTTTTCTTCTTAAAATCATTTACAAAGATGAGGATTTGGCAGTATCCTCAAGAAGCAGTTCTCCATTGCAGCTCAATCTGAAGTCTACCATTCTTTGAGTCAATAAGATGGTATCTCTCATTAATTCTCTTGTTGTTCACAACATCAGCAAGGTATATGTCCACATAGCCCAAAGTTTCctaaaaaattaaagaaagatCAACATATGTTAAATATAAATAGAATAGAGTTTAAATTCTATGCACTGACAGTGTACAAATTAGTCTACAAGGACTTGTTACACTATTGTTCGAATTACAAGCTCTCAAAATCTTAGTTTTGCTAGGGGTGGATATACGGTGCGCCAAGTAGCGACACGTGATACGGCGTTGTCTATTTATTTTAGTAGATATGTCTATATCTAGTAAGCAAAACCAAGATATTACTTGTTATTATAGTGATTTATTAAGTATATCCTTCAACCAACCAAAACACTTTTTCAAATGTTGACACCTCTTATGAAAAATTCTGCGTACGCTAGTTTATAATGAGAGCTCAATGTACCTTGGGATGTCTCAGACCCATCCTTTTTGAAGTACTAACAACTTCTACATGAATTCTATCATTTACAGGTGGCTCCTCCATCACAAACTGAAACTCCTCTTCCCACCTTGGATCTCTGTTTTTCTTTACTACCTGTGGAAGTTTCAAGGAAAAATAAGAAAGGATTAAGGATAATGAAAGAAAATCACTTAAAACCAACAATTCCAAAAGACATTATTCACTGGTCAACATGAAAAGTTAATTGAGGGAAAGAAAGTTGGTTAAACCAATGCAACTAAGTGCTTGTAAAACAGTAAGGTTGCATTTGCATCATATGGAATGTGCATAAAGTTGCTTTCCCATATTCAAGAATATTGAATTTTCGCTACATGACACATTATAATTTGCCAGCATAGGTAAATCCAGGATTTATAGTTAGTGAGTTGAGAATGAGTTTGATATTATTGTATGTATACATTTCAGATTATATTtgcatatatgcatacataattCGAGGCGAAAGCAATAGGTTCGGTTGAACTCACAGTACCCCTTAAATCCGCATGTGGCTGCAAGTTATATTCCTTACAATCTTTTACTTCTCACTTAGTATTTGTTGTAGATCATCAGAAAATGATTAGTCCAAACAATTTTACTGCTCTAATTATAGGTACTTATTTCCAGTACTTTACCTATGTTTCCTGTTATGCATGGTAAAAAATTACCTTAGTTCTTCTCTCTTCCCCTCTGAAGAGCATACGTACGGATGGATTGGTGTGGTGCTTCCCTTCGAGATCCTGACCTTCATGGACAATAACAACGAGCATTCCTCCACCATCAGGTGTTCCATCAGGGGCCTTCTCTACCGTATTTGATTCATCAGCGCCATTCGCAAGTTCTTCGTCATTAAAAGCTTTGTACATCACTTCAAGAACAAGTTGTCCTCTTGCTTTTTCGTTTTGAACATCATCTGGTTTTAAGTTTTTCAGAAGATCAAGTGTCAATACTTTTGGTTCGTCTGGCGTAAGATCTTTCAATGGGACAATATTCACTCCCATTTTTTCATGTGAGCCCACCTAATCAAAAAACACAAAAATTCTCAATATTAAAGAGGAAATGTACAAAGGATTCAGAACTGCAtaagaaatactccctccgtttcaatttgtttgtcttactttcattTTTAGTCTGTTTCGAAAAGAATGTCACCCAACTTCCTACGTggcatatttaagaccacaagattcaaagggcaTTTGGGTACTTATacacatctttagtttaagaccacaagtctTTTGTATTTACTTAAACTCCGTGCCgtgtcaaactaagacaaacaaaagCAGATAGAGTAACTTTTTGAAAACGATACGATTAATGATAGAGGATAACTTTGATCAAGAACAATATATACCTGGTCCCAGTCATAAACagaaaattttaagacttgagTTTCTGGATCCTTAACCACGAAACTAAATTCCTCGTTCCATTCAGGGTTCAAGTTTTTGTGTTTGACTCCTGTTTTCTTCGATGAGAGTTTGTCGCCAACCATTTTTAGTTTAACATAGGGGTCTGAGAGCCCCAAGAAATCTGTCTTCTTAAGCTTCATTGCCTTCACAACTGTCACGTTAAGAATCCCAACTGGCCTCTTCATTGCTCTGTACAAAAGAAcaaaatataatttatctttgCAGGATTAagaaaaaatgaagaaagaagaAACTTACTTGGAAGGATCCAGTATTTGAACCTCGAGTGTTTTCGGCCATAGATACATATTTGCAACCTGATCTTTGATAATTTCCTGAGGATTAAAAAAATTAAGTCAGTGAGACTGAGACTGGAAGATAAATGCAAAGGAATTTATAGAAGAGATAAGGGACCATACTTGAACAAATCTGTATAGACCAGGAATGGACATTGCATCTGCTCCGAGAAGTTTTAGTCCAAAATCAACATGAGGCTGCAAGAAGATTAGACCAGAGACGGATTCAAGATTTGAAATTGATGGATTCAACTTTAAGGTTCTAGGTTCTTAGCATTGAACTCATTGTATTTTTACATAGTAATTGATATATTGTCATTTCTAACTTATGTTCACAATCGTAAGGGAGATGAAATATGCAACATTTTCAGGGAGTGAGATTTGATTAATTCGTTTACTCATATTGAGTAAGTTTGGAGAATGAGCACTCACCTTCTCCATAAGAGAAACATATATCTTCGCGAAACATGGGAAGGTTGGAACGAGTGGCTTCAAGGTGATTCGAGGAGAAGCAAATATTTGCAAGTCAATCACCTGAGACAATCTCAAGTGTCAGCAGTTAAATGACAGCGGTGAACTTTAAGCTGAAGAAAAAAtaacaagaagagagaaaaaaaagtgTTTCTTCGAACATGATTCTTAAAACTAGAAGCACAAACGACTTGTTTTATTTCAGAACAACTTTTTAACAACACCTTATTTGTTGCTTCGAGTATAGTTGTGTTGGAATTACCTGAGCAGTGGCTTTCAACCCAAATGCCTTTACTGCAACGGTGATGTTAGGATTAGCAGCCCACTTAATGACTGGTTCCATTATCAGCTCTTTCTCCTCAGTGATATAGACCTTCATTCCTAGCATGGTTCAACACATGGGCGGAGTTAGGTTTTTCGGTTACGATTTCGGGGGAACCCAGTAGCTTTGATCCAAACCTTATATTTGTCTTAAGCAATTCATTGAATATATACAAATTATTACTTTAGAATCCAATAACTTTAAAGGACTAGAATTTCGaaccataaacttcaaatcctggtTCCGCATCTGGTTCAACAGGTTAGTCATATGAGGCATGCTAAATTTATGCATGGAAGAACATAAAGTCCATACAGTAAAGAGAAGGAAAGAGTGGATATAAAATGAAAGTATCTGTACAAGAGAAGGAAAGTCACAAGACGAGATAAt
Coding sequences within it:
- the LOC132602572 gene encoding synaptotagmin-2-like isoform X1, which produces MGLIGSILGFFGFGMGIVIGLVIGYFLFIYVLPTDVKHPDIRPLAEQDTESLQHLLPEIPLWVKNPDYDRLDWLNKMIELMWPYLDKAICKTAKGIIDPIIAEQIPPYKIESVEFKSFTLGTLPPTFPGMKVYITEEKELIMEPVIKWAANPNITVAVKAFGLKATAQVIDLQIFASPRITLKPLVPTFPCFAKIYVSLMEKPHVDFGLKLLGADAMSIPGLYRFVQEIIKDQVANMYLWPKTLEVQILDPSKAMKRPVGILNVTVVKAMKLKKTDFLGLSDPYVKLKMVGDKLSSKKTGVKHKNLNPEWNEEFSFVVKDPETQVLKFSVYDWDQVGSHEKMGVNIVPLKDLTPDEPKVLTLDLLKNLKPDDVQNEKARGQLVLEVMYKAFNDEELANGADESNTVEKAPDGTPDGGGMLVVIVHEGQDLEGKHHTNPSVRMLFRGEERRTKVVKKNRDPRWEEEFQFVMEEPPVNDRIHVEVVSTSKRMGLRHPKETLGYVDIYLADVVNNKRINERYHLIDSKNGRLQIELQWRTAS
- the LOC132602572 gene encoding synaptotagmin-2-like isoform X2, which codes for MHPDIRPLAEQDTESLQHLLPEIPLWVKNPDYDRLDWLNKMIELMWPYLDKAICKTAKGIIDPIIAEQIPPYKIESVEFKSFTLGTLPPTFPGMKVYITEEKELIMEPVIKWAANPNITVAVKAFGLKATAQVIDLQIFASPRITLKPLVPTFPCFAKIYVSLMEKPHVDFGLKLLGADAMSIPGLYRFVQEIIKDQVANMYLWPKTLEVQILDPSKAMKRPVGILNVTVVKAMKLKKTDFLGLSDPYVKLKMVGDKLSSKKTGVKHKNLNPEWNEEFSFVVKDPETQVLKFSVYDWDQVGSHEKMGVNIVPLKDLTPDEPKVLTLDLLKNLKPDDVQNEKARGQLVLEVMYKAFNDEELANGADESNTVEKAPDGTPDGGGMLVVIVHEGQDLEGKHHTNPSVRMLFRGEERRTKVVKKNRDPRWEEEFQFVMEEPPVNDRIHVEVVSTSKRMGLRHPKETLGYVDIYLADVVNNKRINERYHLIDSKNGRLQIELQWRTAS